The following is a genomic window from Kineosporiaceae bacterium.
CTCCGTGGCGTCCTACCTGGCCAACGTCCGGATCTTCCGAGCCACCGAGGCCGGACTGGCGACGTTGCGTACCAGCGCGTTTCGCCATGTTCACGACCTGTCGGTGCTCAGCCAGAACAGTCAGCGCCGGGGAACCCTGGTGGCGCGGGTGACCACCGATGTCGACACCATCTCGGCGTTCGTGCAGTTCGGCGGTTTGATGCTGGTGCTGTCCGGCGGGCAGATCCTGATCGCGACCACGGTGATGGCGATCTACTCCTGGCAGCTCACGCTGCTGGTCTGGGGCTGCTTCCTGCCGCTGTTCCTCACGCTGCCGCGGCTGCAGCGCATCGTCGCCCGCGCCTACCTGGGGGTGCGCGAACGGGTGGGCAACACCCTGGCCGCGATCTCGGAGTCGGTGGTCGGGGCCGACACCATCCGGGCCTATGCCATCGAGGATCGCACCCAGGCACGCATCGACGAGGCCATCGACGCCCACGCCCGGGCGGCCTCTCGGGCTCAGGTGCTGGTCGCGGCCAGCTTCTCGGGTGGGGTGCTGGTCTCGGGCCTGGTGGTGGCCGCGGTCGCCGGGGTCGGCACCTGGACCGGCATGGACGGCGACCTCACCCTGGGCCGGCTGGCCGCCTTCCTGTTCCTGGTGCAGCTGTTCACCGGGCCGGTGCAGATGGGCACCGAGATCCTCAACGAGTTACAGAACGCTGCCGCGGGCTGGCGGCGCGTGCTGGACGTGCTCGACACCCCGGCCGACGTGGTCGATCCACCGGACGGCGTGGTGTTGCCGCGCGGGCCGATCCGGGTGCGCTTCGAGGACGTCGGCTACCACTACCCGGAGGGACCGCCCGTGCTCACCGGCGTGAGCCTGACACTGGCGCCCCGGCAGCGCGTCGCCGTGGTGGGCGAGACCGGATCGGGCAAGACGACCTTGGCCAAGCTGTTGACCCGCCTGATGGATCCGACCACTGGTCGAGTACTGCTGGATGACATCGACCTGCGTCGGATCGCGTTCTCGTCGTTGCGTTCTCGCGTCGTGCTGGTGCCGCAGGAGGGGTTCCTGCTGGACGCCAGCATCGCCGCGAACCTGCGCTGGGCGCGGCCGGAGGCCAGCGACGACGACCTGGTGTTGGCGATCACCGAACTCGGTCTCGCCGACTGGGTCGACGGCCTGCCGCACGGTCTGGCCACCCACGCCGGCCAGCGAGGTGAGGCCCTGTCGGCGGGGGAGCGGCAACTGGTCGCGCTCGCGCGCGCCTACCTCGCCGATCCCGACCTGCTGGTGCTCGACGAGGCCACCTCCGCAGTCGACCCCGGCACCGAGGTGCGGCTGCAACGTGCCCTGGACGGCGTCACCGCCGGGCGCACCTTCGTCGCCATCGCGCACCGGCTCAGTACGGCCGAGGCGGCCGACCTCGTCGTGGTGGTGGACGCCGGCCACGTGGTCGACGTCGGCACGCATCAGGAGTTGCTGACCCGTTGTGAGGTCTATCAACGCCTGCACGCCAGCTGGGTGCGCGGGTCGGCCCGTGGCAGGATCGCCCCATGACCGACCACCTGCGTCAGGACTGGAGCGGTAGCCGCTTCGAAGAGGTCGACTTCAGCCGGTCGCGGTTCCACAACGTCTATTTCCAGGACGTCGTCCTGCGCGGCGCATTCCTCCAGCGGGTCGACATCGACGGCTACGTCGACGGGCTCGTCGTCAACGGTGTCGACGTCGGCCCGCTCGTCGAGGCCGAACTCGACCGTCGCGACCCCGACCGGGCGCTCACCAGACCCCACGACGCCGACGGGTTCCGGACGGCGTGGCAGGTCGTCGCGCGACGCTGGGACGCCGCGGTACAGCGCGCCCGTGCG
Proteins encoded in this region:
- a CDS encoding ABC transporter ATP-binding protein — its product is MSGTVRGSAWATVRRGLRSTPEITRGLRVTLAVALVSTLGRIVVPIAVQQTLDRGIRGPAGPRPGFVAVVAALALAGVIVASVASYLANVRIFRATEAGLATLRTSAFRHVHDLSVLSQNSQRRGTLVARVTTDVDTISAFVQFGGLMLVLSGGQILIATTVMAIYSWQLTLLVWGCFLPLFLTLPRLQRIVARAYLGVRERVGNTLAAISESVVGADTIRAYAIEDRTQARIDEAIDAHARAASRAQVLVAASFSGGVLVSGLVVAAVAGVGTWTGMDGDLTLGRLAAFLFLVQLFTGPVQMGTEILNELQNAAAGWRRVLDVLDTPADVVDPPDGVVLPRGPIRVRFEDVGYHYPEGPPVLTGVSLTLAPRQRVAVVGETGSGKTTLAKLLTRLMDPTTGRVLLDDIDLRRIAFSSLRSRVVLVPQEGFLLDASIAANLRWARPEASDDDLVLAITELGLADWVDGLPHGLATHAGQRGEALSAGERQLVALARAYLADPDLLVLDEATSAVDPGTEVRLQRALDGVTAGRTFVAIAHRLSTAEAADLVVVVDAGHVVDVGTHQELLTRCEVYQRLHASWVRGSARGRIAP